From Chrysemys picta bellii isolate R12L10 chromosome 1, ASM1138683v2, whole genome shotgun sequence:
CTTTAAATGGTGACCGAGGCCTAGGATCTGCAGTAACAAGGTGCTTCCATAGAAGGTGGGACCAGTGAGGTCAGTCCTGGAAACTCATGTCACTCTGGCACATCTCAAGTTCTCAGCTAATTTTTAAACCATTTACCATAAATATATAGAGAAGTGTCCAGGATGCTGCAGGAAGAGGTTTCAATACAGTATGGGAGCAGAGATGTTTGATCCTAATGAAATTAAAACTCCATAAACTATAATGGCAGCTCGAGTGACGTTTTCAATTCCGCTCTTCTTCCCATGTAGCTGACAGCACAGCATCTGCAGTGGTAGGCACCAAGGCTGTGCTAAGATGCCCTAACACCTCAGTGTCATCTCTGATTTTGGTAATATGGAAAATAAGACCAAAGAGTGAAAGTCACTGCTCGTTGGCATATAGAGCTGATGCCAATAAGACAGACAGAACAAACTGCAATGAGAGGATGACTTGGGAATCTAGTCCTGATCATGACCCCGCCCTTCAGATTCACCCTGTGAGACTTGCTGATGAGGGTAATTACACCTGTGAAATTGCAACTAGCGATGGGACTTTTTGCCTAGTCTCTGCTCTCACTGTGTTAGGTAAGAAAAACCTTGTGTGTCTTGATTTttgttattaaaatgaaaaagagctctgtggagctcaaaagcttttctctctcaccaacagaagttggtccaatacaagatattacctcacccaccttatcatAATTCATGTCACTTGCTTTTCCTTCTTGATACTTGCCTCTCAGATAATGGCTAAACTAGTCTGTCCCCTTCCTCTTCTTAATCTGAGTTTTCCTCTGTCTGGTCAAGGGCAGAATATGTATTGCTGGTGTCTAGTCTGAATAGTTCCATGGGATTCCTTCttgccctgcccatttccctttcATATTGTCAGATTCTGAATTCTTCCTATGTATTCATAAAAATTCCAGCTGTGATTTTTACCACACTGTGTTCTCACCAGTCTGTGTTTTGCTAACAGATAGTCAGACCCCTTGTTGTAATCATTGATTCTAAAGCAGaaagaaccactgtgatcatctagtctgacttcctgtaaaACACAGGCTATAGAGCtcccctgaaataattcctgtttgaactagagcagtggttggttcccaaacttgttccgctgcttgttcagggaaagccactggcgggccaggccggtttgtgtacctgccacgtccacaggtttggccgatcgcggctctcagtggccgcggttcgctgctccaggccaatgagagctgctggaagtggcgcgggccgagggacatactggcctgccaggggctttccctgaacaagccgaggaacaagtttgggaaccactgaactagagcatatcttgtagaaaagcatccactcttgatttaaaaattgccagtgatggagaatcctatGCCTTTCCTCTAgctgcctccccactcccccctgctatcatcatcatcatcatcttctgttTTTGCTGTGATCTTCATGCACAAAACAAAGGGGGTCAAGACTTTCAAAAGCGACTAGTGATTTTCGGGTGTCTGATTTAGGCCTTTTTAAGGTGTCATGacttttcagagggtgggagttcagcacatttaaggtgtctcagtttgggcacccaaaaatcactaatcacttttgaagGACTTGGTAGGGGAATTTTTTcctactgcaataaaaaaaaaaaaacccaactgtttccctcctctcctgcagTCCCTCCTGTGGTGACTCTGACTCATGGTAGCAACGGGGTTGTTGTGTGCCAGGCATCTGCAGGGAAACCAGCTGCAGAAATCTCATGGGCCCAAGGGAATGGTCACAGCACTGAGAACAAAACTCATCACACCAATGGAACAGTAACCACACTCAGCAGTATGCCTATGATCAACAGCACCAATGCTCACGTGACCTGCTTAGTTACCCATCCAGCCAAGAACCAGACCCAGACTATAGAACTATCATCAGGTGAGTACCACTTTTCTGTAACTGATCTCTGTTATCTGGTAACGCCATGTACATCTCTACTTTATCACTTCAGACAAGTGCCAGTGCAAATGGTGAGGGCCAAGCAACTTTGTTGAGTTACTTTGATGTGCTACACTGAATATTTATAGGGGTAAAACTCTAAAGAAACACTCTATAACAATAGACAAATGGCGCATAATCTATCCTCAACTTGCTATAGAATGTCTTGAGCATTCTAGAATGAAGCTGTTGTAATGGCCCCTGCAgtgttctttctcctccttcactGATGTAGTGAGAGTTCCCCCTCCTGTTTCAATCACCGGGGGCAGCCACAGTGTCTTAAGTAGCCACAGATTTGTCACATTGGTTTTAGAAGTGGGATTTGAACCCCAGGTGCTGAATTATATCTAGCTATATAGAAAGATCATCTTAGCACAGCCCTTATTTCTGGCTCAGCCAGGAGACATTTCCTTTGGGCTCGTCTGATACAGCTGCTATCTATTGTCTCAAGGGTTCTTGTCCAATGCTTGAATGTGGCAATGTGTAGAATGCAGTCCCACAGCAAGGTCAGCTTCCAGACAGAGGTCACCACTAGCTGCTTAGAGTCCAATCCTGGTCTCTGCCAATGAGCTGGGCAGGTGTCCACATTACAAACTCCCAACACAGTGGACACCAGAAGACCTTGTCACAAATCTGTCCTTGGCAGAGCACCCCCTTCAGGAGTTATATGAGGAGCGCAATTGTGCAGATCgaattgcccccaccccagcagacACTGTGGGATGTATCAGTCTAACAGGGGCCAgccctcagccctccagctgaggccttttGGCTGTTTCAGGGTTCTCAGGGTTCCAGGTGAAGCAACAGGACAGACCACTGTCAGCAAACAAGgttaaataaaaggaaaaggaagaaaacatgCAGGCAGCTTTAGTCAGGATATTGGCCCCTCTTACTTCCGAGGGCCATGGAAGTATTCCAGTCTAACCCAGAGTTCACTGGTCTCTAGTACAAgtctgtctccttccccttctTAGCCCAGGGAATCCATGTCTGCCTTCTGCAAGGGCAGGACTCTGCAGGGTGTCAGACCTCTCTCAACAGCCTGTTCCCTTCCCAGGGTTGCCCCCACCTGAGTGGAGGTCcctccttttaactcctcctccagtcctGGCAGGATTTGCatgtgtggaggggcagggccactGCAGCCCCAAGCAGCTCCTTAACTTCATCCTTGCTGGCCCGGGGTTTATATACCCAGTCATAGTTCTTTGTTAGAAATCACAGCAGAGAGACCAAGAACCAAACAGGGCATGAAGACTGAGCTACACTCTCCTCCCAAGAGGACAGTCACTTGTCATCAGGGTTGAAGCACAATGACAGGGTAGTGAGAGGAAGCTTGGTCTGGTGTCTCCAGCACTGAATTTACTTGACTGAAGAGAGACACGGTACACTTGGCATTCCACCCACAAGAATGGATCAGGCTAACCCACCTCTAGGGTGATTCCTGAACACCAGGAGAACCACTGTGATTCTGGGGCTTCATCAGGATTTAACTCTTCCAAAGACACCATGTTAGATGTTCATCTAGTTTTCAGAGGAGACTGACGTAAGATATTGTAATAAGCTGGCcagaggggagtgtgtgtgtgtatgatctTTCTGTCTCATATACCGTAAGAGCAGAGGGAGaactcccctctccctggcttgggTAAAATCCACTAGTTACATAATCTGTGGATTTCTCCATCAAGGGTTATAACTTTCATTGTATCGGTATCTTGGCAGAACTTTCTGCGGACATGACACTTTCACCCATACTCCGTTATTTCCTGATATGCACCTCTTCATGTATCGCTGTTGCAGTTGTTGCTCTGATTTTATACCGGACTTTAAAATGCAGAGGTAAGCCATTTGGAACTTAGTCACTTACTGCTTCACGAGGGGTGGAAATGCCCCAATATCACATTACTGACTCTGCATGTTTACAAGGAAATGTACCTTATCACTGACCTGTTTGGGcaggttggggatggggggaaagctCAGGGCTCCAGTTACTGACCATGTCCAAGACCTATGAAATGTGCTAAAGAAATAGTGGTGATTTTTCTATAGAACTTTTAAACCAACCCAAGAATTCCACAGCAGAGGTATAATTCTCTGTTAAATTCTATATGTGGCTGAAAGTTTTTATAGAACAGATATTCTTTATTACAAGATGAGGAGTTTTAGAGTAATTGAATAGAACCTCTATTGGTTTCATCTGCATTCAATCCTATGGGCTTTGTATTAAGGGCTGTGTCCCTGTTtagatatatatgaaaatgtttcATTACCTCATGGCTGACTTACCCGGTAGGGGGAAATATCCCTTTATTCTGCCACTGGCCATGTCAGATGATGGAAGTG
This genomic window contains:
- the LOC101935878 gene encoding cell surface glycoprotein CD200 receptor 1-B-like yields the protein MAQMWPILAEFLLFLIKVVQGPADSTASAVVGTKAVLRCPNTSVSSLILVIWKIRPKSESHCSLAYRADANKTDRTNCNERMTWESSPDHDPALQIHPVRLADEGNYTCEIATSDGTFCLVSALTVLVPPVVTLTHGSNGVVVCQASAGKPAAEISWAQGNGHSTENKTHHTNGTVTTLSSMPMINSTNAHVTCLVTHPAKNQTQTIELSSELSADMTLSPILRYFLICTSSCIAVAVVALILYRTLKCRASWLSGLADATTTRNNLRPGTVNTTNSSTVESIYQNYSVQNIHKNINSLKTQRQRV